Proteins encoded in a region of the Mycolicibacterium chitae genome:
- the glgX gene encoding glycogen debranching protein GlgX encodes MTITPPEVGRHVWPGSAYPLGATYDGAGTNFALFSEIADRVELCLIGKDGGETRIELDEVDGHVWHAYLPAVTPGQRYGYRVHGPWAPAAGHRCDASKLLLDPYGKSFHGDFDFSQALFSYDRNAEDPASGGTPPRVDSLGHTMTSVVINPFFNWANDRAPRTPYHHTIIYEAHVKGMTQNHPGIPEELRGTYAGLGHPVIIEHLKSLDVTAIELMPVHQFLHDQRLLDLGLRNYWGYNTFGFFAPHYQYAATHKAGGAVAEFKTMVRAFHEAGIEVILDVVYNHTAEGDHLGPTLNFRGIDNAAYYRLLDGDLRYYKDFTGTGNSLNARHPHTLQLIMDSLRYWVLEMHVDGFRFDLASTLAREFYDVDRLSAFFDLVQQDPVISQVKLIAEPWDVGEGGYQVGNFPGLWTEWNGKYRDTVRDYWRGQPATLGEFASRLTGSSDLYEHTGRRPSASINFVTAHDGFTLADLVSYNEKHNEANGEGNADGESHNRSWNCGVEGPTDDPEILALRAKQMRNIIATLMVSQGTPMISHGDELGRSQFGNNNVYCQDSELSWMDWSLCETNADLLAFFRRATNLRRAHPVFRRRRFFAGTPIRSGDQYRDIAWLTPSGREMTPEDWDAPFGASLAVFLNGEAIPEPDRRGERVVDDSFLLCFNASPEGMDFVTPDGRYAQEWSSALDTATPTGASDTVVRAGQTVTLEPRSVLVLRKTS; translated from the coding sequence GTGACCATCACTCCACCGGAGGTCGGCCGCCACGTGTGGCCGGGCAGCGCCTATCCGCTGGGCGCCACCTACGACGGCGCCGGCACCAACTTCGCGTTGTTCTCCGAGATCGCCGACAGGGTCGAGCTGTGCCTGATCGGCAAGGACGGCGGCGAGACCCGCATCGAACTGGACGAGGTCGACGGCCACGTGTGGCACGCGTACCTGCCCGCGGTCACGCCCGGCCAGCGCTACGGCTACCGCGTGCACGGCCCCTGGGCGCCGGCGGCCGGCCACCGCTGCGACGCCTCCAAGCTGCTGCTGGATCCGTACGGCAAGTCCTTCCACGGCGATTTCGACTTCTCCCAGGCGCTGTTCTCCTACGACCGCAACGCCGAGGATCCGGCGTCCGGCGGCACCCCGCCGCGGGTGGATTCGTTGGGCCACACCATGACCAGCGTGGTGATCAACCCGTTCTTCAACTGGGCCAACGACCGTGCGCCGCGCACGCCGTACCACCACACGATCATCTACGAGGCGCACGTCAAGGGGATGACGCAGAACCACCCCGGCATCCCCGAGGAACTGCGCGGAACCTACGCGGGCCTGGGCCATCCGGTGATCATCGAGCACCTGAAGTCGCTCGACGTCACGGCCATCGAGCTCATGCCGGTGCACCAGTTCCTGCACGACCAGCGACTGCTGGACCTCGGGCTGCGAAACTACTGGGGCTACAACACCTTCGGTTTCTTCGCCCCGCACTACCAGTACGCGGCCACCCACAAGGCCGGCGGCGCGGTCGCCGAGTTCAAGACCATGGTCCGGGCCTTCCACGAGGCCGGCATCGAGGTGATCCTCGACGTCGTCTACAACCACACCGCCGAGGGTGACCACCTGGGCCCGACGCTGAACTTCCGCGGCATCGACAACGCCGCCTACTACCGGCTGCTCGACGGGGACCTGCGCTACTACAAGGATTTCACCGGCACCGGCAACAGCCTCAACGCGCGGCACCCGCACACCCTGCAGCTGATCATGGACTCGCTGCGGTACTGGGTGCTCGAGATGCACGTCGACGGCTTCCGTTTCGACCTGGCCTCGACCCTGGCGCGCGAGTTCTACGACGTGGACCGGCTGTCGGCGTTCTTCGATCTGGTGCAACAGGATCCGGTGATCAGCCAGGTGAAACTCATCGCCGAGCCGTGGGACGTCGGCGAGGGCGGCTACCAGGTGGGCAACTTCCCCGGCCTGTGGACCGAATGGAACGGGAAGTACCGCGACACGGTCCGCGACTACTGGCGCGGTCAGCCGGCGACCCTCGGCGAGTTCGCCTCCCGGCTCACGGGTTCCTCGGACCTGTACGAGCACACCGGTCGCCGTCCCAGCGCCAGCATCAACTTCGTCACCGCCCACGACGGCTTCACCCTGGCGGACCTGGTGTCCTACAACGAGAAACACAACGAGGCCAACGGCGAGGGCAACGCCGACGGCGAGAGCCACAACCGGTCCTGGAACTGCGGTGTGGAGGGCCCCACCGACGACCCGGAGATCCTGGCGCTGCGGGCCAAACAGATGCGCAACATCATCGCCACCCTGATGGTCAGCCAGGGCACCCCGATGATCAGCCACGGCGACGAGTTGGGGCGCAGCCAATTCGGCAACAACAACGTCTACTGCCAGGACTCCGAGCTGTCGTGGATGGACTGGTCACTGTGCGAGACCAATGCCGACCTGCTGGCGTTCTTCCGGCGGGCCACCAACCTGCGCCGGGCGCATCCGGTGTTCCGGCGCCGGCGGTTCTTCGCCGGCACCCCGATCCGCAGCGGCGACCAGTACCGCGACATCGCCTGGCTGACCCCGTCGGGTCGGGAGATGACGCCCGAGGACTGGGACGCACCGTTCGGGGCGTCGCTGGCGGTGTTCCTCAACGGGGAGGCCATTCCCGAGCCCGACCGTCGCGGCGAGCGCGTGGTCGACGACTCGTTTTTGCTGTGTTTCAACGCCAGCCCCGAGGGTATGGACTTCGTCACCCCCGACGGCCGCTACGCACAGGAATGGAGTTCGGCATTGGACACCGCCACGCCGACCGGAGCCAGCGACACCGTGGTGCGCGCCGGCCAGACGGTCACCCTGGAACCGAGGTCGGTGCTCGTCCTTCGAAAGACGTCATGA
- the treY gene encoding malto-oligosyltrehalose synthase, translated as MTAARPVLSTYRLQLRGDGFTLADALDLLDYLDDLGVSHVYLSPLLTAVRGSTHGYDVTDPTAVSAELGGPEALTALSRAARARGMGLLVDIVPNHVGVEQPELNPWWWDVLRYGRDSRFAEFFDIDWDLDADGRIVLPVLGADEDVAALTVDGDALTLGDLRFPVAPGTAGGSGAEVHDRQHYRLVGWRNNVCGYRRFFSITSLAGLRQEDPKVFDASHIEVKRWFDEGLVDGVRIDHPDGLADPVAYLRRLRELTGPHAYIVIEKILAVDEALEPTLPVDGTTGYDVLREVGGLFIDPAGAESLSALSAAAGFDAADVARLEADLKTAAATETLASELSRLRRAVVAAAGHDHPQLPAAIAALLTHIDVYRCDYPGLAAMLSTAIAETVAARPDLAAPLQVLVAGLNAEEPATRLQQLCGAVTAKAVEDCLFYRDTRLISLNEVGGSPQRFGVSAAEFHHSAAQRARRWPTAMSTLTTHDTKRGEDVRARIGVLSQVPGLWTEMVAGWEQMTPSPAPDAGLFLWQNIFGVWPVDGAVDDSLRDRLHAYAEKALREAQVHTSWHEPDADFETAVHEWLDAVFDGPVAAELTALVARLAPHARDDALGQKLLALTVPGVPDVYQGTELWEDSLVDPDNRRPVDYAARRAALAAGEHPKLRVVRAALQLRRARPETFLSGAHTPVSATGAAAEHLVAFRRGAEVLVAVSRWTVALSESGWRDTALPLPDGTWTDRLTGRTHSGPVAAADLFAQLPVALLERTDG; from the coding sequence ATGACCGCGGCCCGGCCGGTGCTGTCCACCTACCGTCTGCAACTGCGCGGCGACGGGTTCACCCTGGCCGATGCGCTGGATCTCCTCGACTACCTCGACGACCTGGGCGTCAGCCATGTCTACCTGTCGCCGCTGCTCACCGCGGTACGCGGTTCCACCCACGGCTACGACGTCACCGACCCGACGGCGGTGTCCGCCGAACTCGGCGGGCCCGAGGCGCTGACCGCGCTGTCGCGGGCGGCCCGGGCCCGCGGCATGGGCCTGCTGGTCGACATCGTGCCCAACCACGTCGGGGTCGAGCAGCCCGAGCTGAATCCCTGGTGGTGGGACGTGCTGCGGTACGGCCGGGACTCGCGGTTCGCCGAATTCTTCGACATCGACTGGGATCTGGACGCCGACGGGCGCATCGTGCTGCCCGTCCTCGGCGCCGACGAGGACGTCGCGGCGCTGACCGTCGATGGCGACGCGCTGACGCTGGGCGACCTGCGCTTCCCCGTCGCGCCCGGCACTGCCGGGGGCAGCGGCGCGGAGGTACACGACCGTCAGCACTACCGGCTGGTGGGCTGGCGGAACAATGTGTGCGGCTATCGGCGGTTCTTCTCGATCACCTCGCTGGCGGGTCTGCGCCAGGAGGACCCGAAGGTGTTCGACGCCAGCCACATCGAGGTCAAGCGCTGGTTCGACGAGGGGCTGGTCGACGGGGTGCGCATCGATCATCCCGACGGGTTGGCCGACCCGGTGGCATATCTGCGCCGGCTGCGCGAGTTGACCGGGCCGCACGCCTACATCGTCATCGAGAAGATCCTGGCCGTCGACGAGGCGTTGGAGCCCACCCTGCCGGTCGACGGCACCACCGGCTACGACGTGCTGCGCGAGGTCGGGGGCCTGTTCATCGATCCGGCCGGCGCCGAGTCGTTGAGCGCGCTGAGCGCCGCGGCGGGGTTCGACGCCGCCGACGTGGCGCGGCTCGAGGCCGACCTCAAGACCGCCGCGGCGACCGAGACGCTGGCCTCCGAGCTGTCCCGGCTGCGCCGCGCCGTCGTGGCCGCCGCCGGCCACGACCATCCGCAACTGCCGGCGGCCATCGCGGCGCTGCTGACCCACATCGACGTCTACCGCTGCGACTACCCCGGGTTGGCCGCCATGCTGTCGACCGCCATCGCCGAGACGGTCGCGGCCCGTCCGGACCTCGCCGCCCCGCTGCAGGTGCTGGTCGCCGGCCTGAACGCCGAGGAACCCGCGACGCGGCTGCAGCAGCTGTGCGGCGCGGTGACGGCCAAGGCCGTCGAGGACTGCCTGTTCTACCGGGACACCCGGCTGATCTCCCTCAACGAGGTCGGCGGCAGCCCGCAGCGCTTCGGGGTCAGCGCCGCCGAGTTCCACCACAGCGCCGCGCAACGCGCGCGCCGCTGGCCCACCGCCATGTCAACGCTGACCACCCACGACACCAAGCGCGGCGAGGATGTCCGGGCCCGGATCGGCGTGCTGTCGCAGGTGCCCGGGTTATGGACCGAGATGGTCGCCGGCTGGGAGCAGATGACCCCCTCCCCCGCCCCGGACGCCGGATTGTTCCTGTGGCAGAACATCTTCGGGGTGTGGCCTGTTGACGGCGCGGTGGACGATTCGCTGCGGGACCGGCTGCACGCCTACGCCGAGAAGGCGCTGCGCGAGGCCCAGGTGCACACCTCCTGGCACGAGCCCGATGCCGACTTCGAGACCGCGGTCCACGAGTGGCTCGACGCCGTGTTCGACGGCCCGGTCGCCGCCGAACTCACCGCGCTGGTGGCGCGTCTGGCCCCGCACGCCCGCGACGACGCGCTCGGACAGAAGCTGCTGGCGCTGACCGTGCCGGGTGTCCCCGATGTCTATCAGGGCACCGAGCTGTGGGAGGACAGCCTGGTGGACCCGGACAACCGCCGGCCGGTGGACTACGCCGCGCGCCGCGCCGCCCTGGCCGCCGGCGAACACCCCAAGCTGCGGGTCGTGCGCGCCGCGTTGCAGCTGCGCCGCGCCCGCCCCGAGACGTTCCTGTCCGGGGCCCACACCCCTGTGTCGGCGACCGGCGCGGCGGCCGAGCATCTGGTCGCATTCCGCCGCGGCGCCGAGGTGCTGGTGGCCGTCAGCCGGTGGACGGTCGCCCTGAGCGAATCCGGTTGGCGCGACACGGCATTGCCGCTGCCCGACGGCACCTGGACGGACCGGCTGACGGGGCGGACACACTCCGGCCCGGTCGCGGCCGCCGACCTGTTCGCTCAGCTACCGGTGGCCCTGCTGGAGCGCACCGATGGCTGA
- the treZ gene encoding malto-oligosyltrehalose trehalohydrolase, with protein MAEHTFAVWAPRPEVVRLDVDATLHPMRREADGWWRATVDVEAGARYGFVLDDDPTVLPDPRSARQPDGVHARSALWSPAAAPVSDWAGRSAAGAVIYELHVGTFTAAGTLDAAIDKLEHLVDLGVDFVELMPVNAFAGTHGWGYDGVLWYAVHEPYGGPDALLRFVDACHGRDLGVLLDAVFNHLGPSGNYLPRFGPYLSSASNPWGEGINIADAESDEVRRYIIDCALRWMREFHIDGLRLDAVHALVDTTAVHILEELSAETDALAAELGRPLSLIAESDRNDPRFITPRADGGYGMTAQWDDDIHHALHTAVSGERQGYYSDFGTLEVLADTLKNGFYHAGTFSSFRKRRHGRPLDTATIPGSRLLAYTSTHDQVGNRAIGDRPTAYLDDGQLAVSAALALLTPFTAMVFMGEEWAAGTPFQFFSSHPEPELAEATRQGRKAEFAEHGWDADEVPDPQDPATFARSKLDWDEPASGRHAALLRLYRDLIALRRTEPDLGDFWLDHMTVDYDEDARWIAWRRGSLTTACNLGAEPVDVPVRGELVYAWGTPRIGETATELDGHSFAVLRQVSPA; from the coding sequence ATGGCTGAGCACACCTTCGCCGTGTGGGCGCCGCGGCCCGAGGTGGTACGCCTCGACGTGGACGCGACGCTGCATCCGATGCGCCGCGAGGCCGACGGCTGGTGGCGCGCCACGGTCGATGTCGAGGCCGGGGCCCGATACGGCTTTGTGCTCGACGACGATCCGACGGTGCTGCCCGACCCGCGCTCGGCTCGCCAACCCGACGGCGTGCACGCCCGTTCGGCGCTGTGGTCCCCGGCGGCGGCGCCGGTGTCCGACTGGGCGGGCCGATCCGCGGCCGGCGCGGTCATCTACGAACTGCACGTGGGGACCTTCACCGCGGCCGGCACCCTCGACGCGGCCATCGACAAGCTCGAACACCTGGTGGACCTCGGGGTGGACTTCGTCGAACTGATGCCGGTCAACGCGTTCGCCGGCACCCACGGCTGGGGCTACGACGGGGTGCTGTGGTACGCGGTGCACGAACCCTACGGCGGCCCGGACGCCCTGCTGCGGTTCGTCGACGCATGCCACGGCCGGGACCTGGGTGTGCTGCTCGACGCGGTATTCAATCACCTTGGCCCGTCGGGCAATTACCTGCCGCGGTTCGGTCCGTACCTGTCCTCGGCGAGCAACCCGTGGGGCGAGGGCATCAACATCGCCGACGCCGAATCCGACGAGGTGCGCCGCTACATCATCGACTGCGCGCTGCGTTGGATGCGCGAGTTCCACATCGACGGGCTGCGCCTGGATGCCGTGCACGCCCTGGTGGACACCACGGCCGTGCACATCCTGGAGGAGCTGTCGGCCGAAACCGACGCCCTGGCAGCCGAATTGGGCCGGCCACTGTCGCTGATCGCCGAGAGTGACCGCAACGACCCACGGTTCATCACTCCTCGCGCCGACGGCGGCTACGGGATGACCGCGCAGTGGGACGACGACATCCACCACGCCCTGCACACCGCGGTCTCGGGCGAACGGCAGGGCTATTACAGCGATTTCGGCACCCTCGAGGTGTTGGCCGACACGCTGAAGAACGGCTTCTACCACGCGGGCACGTTCTCGTCGTTCCGCAAGCGCCGACACGGCCGACCGCTGGACACCGCGACCATCCCCGGGTCCCGGCTGCTCGCCTACACCAGCACGCACGACCAGGTGGGCAACCGGGCGATCGGGGACCGGCCCACGGCCTACCTCGACGACGGCCAGCTGGCGGTCAGCGCGGCGCTGGCGCTGCTGACCCCGTTCACCGCGATGGTGTTCATGGGCGAGGAATGGGCCGCCGGGACCCCGTTCCAGTTCTTCAGCTCGCACCCCGAACCCGAGTTGGCCGAGGCCACCCGGCAGGGCCGCAAGGCCGAGTTCGCCGAGCATGGCTGGGACGCCGACGAGGTGCCCGACCCGCAGGACCCCGCGACGTTCGCACGCTCCAAGCTGGACTGGGACGAGCCCGCCTCGGGTCGGCACGCCGCGCTGCTGCGGCTGTACCGCGACCTGATCGCCCTGCGGCGCACCGAACCGGATCTCGGCGACTTCTGGCTCGACCACATGACGGTCGACTACGACGAGGACGCCCGCTGGATCGCGTGGCGGCGCGGGTCGCTGACGACCGCGTGCAACCTGGGCGCCGAGCCCGTGGACGTGCCGGTCCGCGGCGAACTGGTCTACGCCTGGGGCACACCCCGAATCGGTGAGACCGCAACCGAACTCGACGGCCACTCGTTCGCGGTGTTGCGGCAGGTGTCCCCCGCGTAG
- the ilvA gene encoding threonine ammonia-lyase IlvA — MSAELSQAPRVTPSSPPLTGADVEAAAKRISDLVTPTPLQFSDRLSQLTDARVFLKREDLQTVRSYKVRGAYNLLLQLSPEELAAGVVCCSAGNHAQGFALACRSMGIQGRVYVPAKTPKQKRDRIRYHGGDNIELIIGGKTYDMAAEAALDDARRTGATLVHPYDDLRTMAGQGTIAVEILEQLDAEPDLVVVPVGGGGCISGIASYLADRTTVTSVLGVEPAGAASMVAALAEGQPVTLEQVDQFVDGAAVARAGALPFAALSSAGDMVSITTVDEGAVCTAMLDLYQNEGIIAEPAGALSVAGLLEADITPGSTVVCLISGGNNDVSRYGEVLERSLVHLGLKHYFLVDFPQEPGALRRFLDEVLGPNDDITLFEYVKRNNRETGEALVGVQLGSAADLDRLLARMQRSESHVELLEPGSPTYRYLT; from the coding sequence GTGTCCGCTGAACTGAGTCAAGCACCACGGGTGACACCGTCGAGCCCCCCGCTCACCGGGGCCGATGTCGAGGCGGCGGCCAAGCGAATTTCCGACCTGGTGACGCCGACGCCGCTGCAGTTCAGTGACCGGTTGTCGCAGCTGACCGACGCGCGGGTTTTTCTCAAACGTGAGGACCTGCAGACCGTCCGCTCCTACAAGGTGCGCGGCGCCTACAACCTGCTGCTCCAGCTGAGCCCCGAGGAACTTGCCGCCGGCGTCGTGTGCTGCTCGGCCGGCAACCACGCCCAGGGCTTCGCGCTGGCCTGCCGGTCGATGGGCATTCAGGGCCGCGTCTACGTGCCGGCCAAGACGCCCAAGCAGAAGCGCGACCGCATCCGCTACCACGGCGGGGACAACATCGAGCTGATCATCGGCGGCAAGACCTACGACATGGCCGCCGAGGCCGCCCTCGACGATGCGCGGCGCACCGGCGCCACGTTGGTGCACCCCTACGACGACCTGCGCACGATGGCCGGTCAGGGCACCATCGCCGTGGAGATCCTCGAGCAGCTCGACGCCGAGCCCGACCTGGTGGTCGTGCCCGTCGGCGGCGGCGGCTGCATCAGCGGCATCGCGAGCTACCTGGCGGACCGAACCACCGTCACCTCGGTCCTGGGCGTCGAACCCGCCGGTGCCGCGTCGATGGTCGCGGCCCTGGCCGAGGGGCAGCCCGTCACGCTCGAGCAGGTCGATCAGTTCGTCGACGGCGCGGCCGTGGCCCGCGCGGGCGCGCTGCCGTTCGCGGCGCTGTCCTCGGCCGGTGACATGGTGTCGATCACGACGGTCGACGAGGGCGCGGTCTGCACCGCGATGCTCGACCTGTACCAGAACGAGGGCATCATCGCCGAACCCGCCGGCGCGCTGTCGGTGGCCGGACTGCTCGAGGCCGACATCACGCCGGGGTCGACGGTGGTGTGCCTGATCTCCGGCGGCAACAACGACGTGTCGCGCTACGGCGAGGTGCTGGAGCGCTCCCTGGTGCACCTGGGTCTCAAGCACTACTTCCTGGTCGATTTCCCGCAGGAGCCGGGCGCGCTGCGCCGCTTCCTCGACGAGGTCCTGGGCCCCAACGACGACATCACCCTGTTCGAGTACGTCAAGCGCAACAACCGGGAGACCGGCGAAGCGTTGGTCGGTGTTCAGCTGGGTTCGGCCGCCGACCTGGACCGCCTGCTGGCGCGGATGCAGCGCTCGGAGAGCCACGTCGAACTGCTCGAACCGGGCTCACCGACCTACCGCTACCTCACGTAA
- a CDS encoding nitroreductase family deazaflavin-dependent oxidoreductase — protein MPLQGEYAPSPLDWSRENAEEYMSSGGTKGTELRGMPVVLLTTVGAKTGKLRKTPLMRVEHNGEYAIVASLGGAPKNPVWYYNVKANPLVELQDGTISADYNAREVFGDERAQWWERAVAAFPDYADYQTKTDRQIPVFVLTPA, from the coding sequence ATGCCGTTGCAGGGAGAGTACGCACCGAGTCCGCTCGATTGGTCCCGGGAGAACGCCGAGGAGTACATGAGTTCCGGCGGGACCAAGGGCACCGAACTGCGGGGTATGCCCGTCGTGTTGTTGACCACGGTCGGCGCCAAGACCGGCAAACTGCGCAAGACCCCGCTGATGCGGGTGGAGCACAACGGCGAGTACGCGATCGTGGCGTCGCTCGGCGGCGCCCCCAAGAACCCGGTCTGGTACTACAACGTCAAGGCAAACCCGCTGGTCGAACTGCAGGACGGCACGATTTCGGCCGACTACAACGCCCGCGAGGTGTTCGGCGACGAGCGCGCACAGTGGTGGGAGCGGGCCGTCGCCGCGTTCCCCGACTACGCCGATTACCAGACCAAGACGGACCGGCAGATCCCGGTGTTCGTGCTCACGCCCGCCTGA